GCTATCTTCCGTGTTTATTTCCAATACTAACCACGAAGAAGACCAGCCTTGCCACCTGACCCTGAAGGACCCAGAAGTTCCGCTGAGTCACAACCTGCCGATTTACGATGAACCCGCGCAGCGCTACTGCCCTGCCGGTGTTTATGAGGTTATTGAAGACACCAACGGTAAGCGCTTCCAGATCAACGCTCAAAACTGCGTACACTGTAAGACCTGTGACATTAAGGACCCAACCCAAAATATTGTTTGGGTAACCCCTGAAGGTGCCGGCGGCCCCAATTATCCAAATATGTAATTGGGTCTACACATAAAAAATGGCGCCGATGGCGCCATTTTTTATTGCTTGAGAACGCATATTTTCATGCACTTAATCCAAGGCACAGCCAGCTGGCCTCCCTAGAATTTGTACTGCGCGCTCAATGCGAAAGTCTGCCCAACCTCCTCTTCAAAAACGGTGACACCCTGCCTCTCAATTTCAATGGCTTCACCCAAAAGGTTCTGCACTTTCGCCTTCACCGTCACCTCATCAGTTGGATACCAGAAGTAAGTCAAATCCAGAGAGTGGAATGGCTGCTCAAATGAATCGGGATGAGGATCTCGCCCCGCTTTGTAAAGGCGCTCACCAAATACGTTGTAAACCAAGCTGGCAGAATGGTTCCCGTCCGGGCTGTCAAAACCGAGCAGCATATTAACCACATAATCAGAAGCCCCTGTCATTTCGCGGACTGCATTAGTCGGTGCATCAGCCTCATCACCGGCAACAATTTCCGAGTCTTGAAGCGTAATATTGCCCTGCAGGAAGAAGCTATCCATTGGGTCAGAGATAAAGCCAAGGCTTTTCATACCCTCTATTTCTATACCGGTAATCTCACCAGACTCAGCATTTATAATCTCTCGCGCAACATTGTCATCACTTGAGGCAGCTTCAAAAAACTCAATAGGATTAACAATATCCTTATAGAAAGCCGAAATAGTCAGGCTATCGCCGCTATCAAAAAACCACTCTGCGCGAATATCGTAGTTGTCGATCTCCGACGGCCGAACACTCGAATTCCCCCTGATCTGATCATCAGTGTGCGGATCTATATAAATAGCGTCGGTAATTTCACGTAAGTCGGGCCGAACAGCGGTCTTGGATGCACCGAATCTCAACTGGAATGTCTCCGCCCAAAATGACCCCATATAGGTCAAGGATAATGAAGGATAAATATCATCATCCGTATATACCGCTTCAGCCAACTCCTCGGGGTCATTCGTAATCTGTGGTTCACTTTGCGAGAAACTATAGGGGTTCCACTCTAAAGCAGCTTGACTATAGTCCTCCCATCGGGCCCCAGCTGAAATACGCCAGGTTTCCTCAAGAGTCCAATCGAATTTACCGTAGATCGCATCTGTCGAAGTAGCGGCCAAATAACTTTGCTTGTTACTACCAGACTTGGCAAAAACAAAATTATTCTCATCATCGGTAATATTGGTATCACTGAACACATCACCCAGAGGGTCATCAAGAATTGCGCTATCAGCAACACTGAAGATATCCAATCCGAACTCGGTTTGCTTATAGGAGCGACCTTTCTCAATCCGAGCAAATCCTCCACTCAACTCCAGCGTGGACGAGGAAAATTCAACAGGCAATGTTGCAGACCAACCGTAGTTTCGAACCTCATCCTCCAGCTCAGTAAATCGGAAGCTAGCGCTCCGCGAAGCAATATCCACTGTTGAACTGAGAACTTCACCTGTTTCCGGATCGGTTTCGGTACTCGCAATAACCTCAACTTGGTTAGGGATATCTGTCATCGCCGTTGAATCGGAGTAGAACCAGTCAACCACCAAATCCTCAGGCACCCAACTTAGGGAGCTGACGGACAGCAGGCCTTTTGTTTCTGGACCAAGAGAGTGACTTCCCTTTATTTGATGAAGCACCAGCTCCCGCTCTTCATACTTCAGGTCATAATTTCTCGATCCAGCGCCATCAGACAATAGACGATTTGAGTCAAAGTAATCCCTGATTGAAGTCTCATCGTCCGTATTCCTCAAATACAAACTGATACTCTCAACCGAATGCTCGTCCGCAAAACGTATACCTAGGTTTAAATTTCCACTGATATCTACGGAGTAAGTAGACTCGGTTCGACGGTCAACCTGCTCCTGTGGGTTACCGTAGTCACGAATAGTGCGCTCACTCTCCCTCCACTTACTCTTGTAGGAGGCTCCAGCCAGGAAACCGAACTCCCAATCGTCCCCGTAGTAGAAGCGATTCCCTACACTAGCCTTGTAGTCTTGGTCAGGATCGCTAGATTCCTCTTTAATAGAAATATCACGATTCAAGCTTAGGGCGAGTTCCCTATTTAGCGCTTGAGCCGCCTTTTCCGCCTCCTGGTTACTTGAATACTCATTCCCCTCAGCAATCAAGGTATCACGGATATCCGCAACTGAAATATTACCCTTGAAGCGTTGCAGTGCCGCAGATATCTCACCCGGCATCGCCCTGGTACCATCATCAGCACCCCAAATATCATCATCTCCACCGCTGTAGCTGAGCACATCACCATTGACTTCACTATTGGTGCCCGTACCAACTTCAATAGCGTAAGTCAGATCATCAGGTATCCCTTTGGTGCGGATATCGACATTACCACCTCCAAACGAGGCAGACTTATCAACTGAGTAGCTCTTCTGTACCGCTAGCGATTCCACGATAGAGGTCGGGAATAGATCTAGTGGGATGACATTTCTGGTCAGATCCGGGGATGGCACCGTCGAACCATTGAGAGTTGTACTTGAATATCGCTCACCCAAGCCCCTTACGTAAACGAACTTGTCACTTACCAGGGATAATCCGGATACTCGTCGCAGCGCTGCGGCTACGGTAGAGTCCCCCACCCTGCTGATCATCTCAGCCCCGAGGATATCCGTAACTACCTCCTCCTCCAGGCGCTCGCTGATTAGGACTTCAGCAGAGTCCTTCAGCCGCCCCTGGACTACAACCTCTTCAATCCCAGGAGTGGCACTATCAACCAGTTCAGCATCCTGTGCATACACTCCAGCTGCAAATGTGGAGCCCGCAGCTACCGCCAAAACAAGCGGCGCCCTTTGAAATCTTTCGCACTTAACCATCTCTCAGGCCTCTTTTCATTCCTAAGAATCACGGTCTTAAATCAAATAAGGCGCCGACTCCATCAGCGAAGGCGGCGCCTTAATTGATTGGGATTAGCATCCCCAACCGCTACCTCGATCTATTACTCAAACCAGAGAGGTTGAGCGCGATCACCCTGGTGAAGACCGTAAGTCCAACCCTGAGTCCAATCGGTACCATCCTGCTCAAGCGCACCCAAATAGGCACGACCCAGTTCGGCAGAAACCGTAGGTGCAACGCCATCGATCACTTGAGCAGATGCATCAACTGTGAACATTGCAGGGGAACCGCCGAGCAAAACAAAGTCAGTATCGGCATTAGAGGTTGGATTAACTTCACCGGAGATAGTGGCAAATTGGTTACCGCTATCCACAGCCCAAGTCTCAACATTGAAGCTGTCTTCATCGGTTTTAGTGCGATCTTCACAGGCGAAAATGTTGGAAGTCAGAGCCACCTCAGTCCCAGCAGATGCTTCGCCGCGAGTTTGAGAGCTCTCAATACGCAGGCAGTAGTTATCGCCGGCCACGCCAGTCTCATCAGCAAAGAAGGAGGCCACAACTATAGAATTAGTGATCATTGGATAAATACCCTCACGCAGGCGCCAGCCTGCACCGGGGTCATGAGTACCCTCTTCTTGAGCGGAAACAATACAGGTCAGCCCGTCAATTACTGGTCGACTGTTGAGACCCTGGCTGATCAAGGTGGAATAATCAGCTCCATCACTATATGAACCGATGCCATCGGCCTCTATACAGTGATTGCCGTCAGTCTCACTTTGAATCACCAAAGCATTGGTAATACTTCCACGATAACCTTCATCAATATCAATGGAGTCATCGCGAACGTAGAGTGCAACATAATTTTCGACATCTACAGCGCCACCGAAGAACTCGATACCGTCATCGTAAGTTGAGTATGTTTGAAGGTTACGGATCGTTGTGCCATTACCTACAGCATCAAAAGCAATTCCGTTCAACTCATCACCACTAGCAACTTCTGCGCCAGTGTGTTTGACAACAACGTACAAAAGCTCTCCCGAGTTATCGGCATTGTTGTCACCGCCGTAGTAGGAAGTATTGTCATCAGTGGATCCTTCAGCAGCTACGTGACACTCGCCATCAAGAGTCAGATCACCACCACCAATAGAACCTGTATATTGGCATTTGTTCGTTACACCAAAGCCATTAATAACCATTCCACCCCACTGTGAAACATCCTCCGGACCTACAGTGCCAAGAACATCAGTTTCTGACGTAAAAGTGATGGGAGCTGTTTCTGTACCGCGAGCAAAGACTTGCGATCCACGGTTTACAACCATAAATGCTGAATTATCTTTAAAAGCGATAGTGGCGCCCGCCTCAATTTCCAGTTTTACGCCGTCACCACCCTCAGAAATACCGGCTGCTGCTAGGTCAGAATCGCTGGAGTAACTTTCTCCAACAAACAAACTGCCGCTAAAGACATGAGCTCCATTGCTATCCAGCGCAGTGAGATATAAATCTTCAGTTAATGGGTTTGCAGCAGAAACAAAATCAGTTGCGTAATAGCAGTTACCACCGCTAAATTCACCTTGTACACTTGAACTTTCTATAGTGGCACATGGATTTTCA
This DNA window, taken from Microbulbifer sp. MKSA007, encodes the following:
- a CDS encoding TonB-dependent receptor, which produces MVKCERFQRAPLVLAVAAGSTFAAGVYAQDAELVDSATPGIEEVVVQGRLKDSAEVLISERLEEEVVTDILGAEMISRVGDSTVAAALRRVSGLSLVSDKFVYVRGLGERYSSTTLNGSTVPSPDLTRNVIPLDLFPTSIVESLAVQKSYSVDKSASFGGGNVDIRTKGIPDDLTYAIEVGTGTNSEVNGDVLSYSGGDDDIWGADDGTRAMPGEISAALQRFKGNISVADIRDTLIAEGNEYSSNQEAEKAAQALNRELALSLNRDISIKEESSDPDQDYKASVGNRFYYGDDWEFGFLAGASYKSKWRESERTIRDYGNPQEQVDRRTESTYSVDISGNLNLGIRFADEHSVESISLYLRNTDDETSIRDYFDSNRLLSDGAGSRNYDLKYEERELVLHQIKGSHSLGPETKGLLSVSSLSWVPEDLVVDWFYSDSTAMTDIPNQVEVIASTETDPETGEVLSSTVDIASRSASFRFTELEDEVRNYGWSATLPVEFSSSTLELSGGFARIEKGRSYKQTEFGLDIFSVADSAILDDPLGDVFSDTNITDDENNFVFAKSGSNKQSYLAATSTDAIYGKFDWTLEETWRISAGARWEDYSQAALEWNPYSFSQSEPQITNDPEELAEAVYTDDDIYPSLSLTYMGSFWAETFQLRFGASKTAVRPDLREITDAIYIDPHTDDQIRGNSSVRPSEIDNYDIRAEWFFDSGDSLTISAFYKDIVNPIEFFEAASSDDNVAREIINAESGEITGIEIEGMKSLGFISDPMDSFFLQGNITLQDSEIVAGDEADAPTNAVREMTGASDYVVNMLLGFDSPDGNHSASLVYNVFGERLYKAGRDPHPDSFEQPFHSLDLTYFWYPTDEVTVKAKVQNLLGEAIEIERQGVTVFEEEVGQTFALSAQYKF
- a CDS encoding serine/threonine protein kinase; this translates as MKRVQNKLLLAAAIAALLAGCDGGGVSIEPETVDNSVDNSVDNSVTNPGGGSTDENPCATIESSSVQGEFSGGNCYYATDFVSAANPLTEDLYLTALDSNGAHVFSGSLFVGESYSSDSDLAAAGISEGGDGVKLEIEAGATIAFKDNSAFMVVNRGSQVFARGTETAPITFTSETDVLGTVGPEDVSQWGGMVINGFGVTNKCQYTGSIGGGDLTLDGECHVAAEGSTDDNTSYYGGDNNADNSGELLYVVVKHTGAEVASGDELNGIAFDAVGNGTTIRNLQTYSTYDDGIEFFGGAVDVENYVALYVRDDSIDIDEGYRGSITNALVIQSETDGNHCIEADGIGSYSDGADYSTLISQGLNSRPVIDGLTCIVSAQEEGTHDPGAGWRLREGIYPMITNSIVVASFFADETGVAGDNYCLRIESSQTRGEASAGTEVALTSNIFACEDRTKTDEDSFNVETWAVDSGNQFATISGEVNPTSNADTDFVLLGGSPAMFTVDASAQVIDGVAPTVSAELGRAYLGALEQDGTDWTQGWTYGLHQGDRAQPLWFE